The Impatiens glandulifera chromosome 3, dImpGla2.1, whole genome shotgun sequence genome contains a region encoding:
- the LOC124932658 gene encoding LMBR1 domain-containing protein 2 homolog A-like isoform X1 produces MWVFYLISLPLTLTMVVLTLIYFAASQVPRYVLFTVGYAWFCSLSIIILVPADIWTTTSGSLNGGISFLWSWSYWSTFLLTWGLVPLIQGFEDAGDFTVTERLKTSIHANLKFYAILGSIGLFGIVLLSLMHKDGSDDIRGLAMACSNTFGLITGAFLLGFGLSEIPKSIWRNADWTTRQKIISHKISSTAAKLDHAEQELSKEIMVAQMTSNQMPKHDPLRPCLDVINNMLVEMFREDPSLKPQWSLLEKNDMDYGADEKSMSKLRRNLRNARGEYYRHKSEYVKYVMEAFELEDTIKNREHCGSTGWKFVSSLRPARSGKIGSFFDSMELIWRCFLKMQLQRLFAFVLGCMSAAILLAEATLLLSELDLSMFSILIKSVRKQEALVQLAAFVPLMYMCICTYYSLFRVGMLMFYSLTPRQTSSVNLLMICSMVARYAPSISYNFLNLLNLDGKITVFEKRMGTIGDAIPFFGKNFNKIYPLIMVVYTLLVSCNTFTRISNYSGNLKKFRFQMEEDDTDGFDPSGLLILQKERMWLEQGHAICEDAVRFPSSRGFSNMDIEESSFSNLAQKINVAELNASNRGVRSIESSSSRYNSKREEISRKYAAKRELVRKDGLEDSAKVPLLDSGNSAGPRKFIPLNCTKLFSSISLFESLDGAEISKFDLPRDNNAFD; encoded by the exons ATGTGGGTGTTCTACCTCATCTCGCTTCCATTGACGCTGACAATGGTGGTTTTGACGCTAATTTACTTTGCTGCTTCTCAAGTTCCTCGTTACGTTCTCTTCACAGTTGGATATGCCTGGTTCTGCTCTCTTTCCATTATCATCCTCGTCCCTGCTGATATCTGGACG ACCACAAGTGGTTCTTTAAATGGTGGAATATCTTTCTTATGGAGTTGGTCATATTGGAGTACATTTTTGCTTACTTG GGGTCTTGTTCCCCTTATTCAAGGTTTTGAAGATGCTGGAGACTTCACGGTGACAGAGAGATTGAAGACTAGTATACATGCGAACTTGAAGTTCTATGCCATCTTGGGATCGATTGGTCTCTTTGGAATTGTTCTCCTCTCTCTTATGCACAAAGATGG GAGTGATGACATTCGGGGCTTAGCTATGGCATGTTCAAATACTTTTGGGCTCATAACAGGTGCATTTCTCCTTGGTTTTGGTTTAAGTGAAATTCCGAAAAGTATATGGAGAAATGCTGATTGGACCACTCGACAGAAGATTATCTCTCACAAAATCAGCAGCACTGCAGCAAAACTTGATCACGCTGAACAAGAATTGTCAAAAGAAATTATG GTTGCCCAAATGACATCCAATCAGATGCCTAAGCATGACCCGTTGAGACCTTGCTTGGACGTTATCAACAACATGTTGGTGGAAATG TTTCGGGAAGACCCATCCTTGAAGCCCCAATGGAGTCTTTTAGAGAAGAATGATATGGATTATGGTGCTGATGAGAAATCGATGTCCAAACTTAGACGGAATCTTAGGAATGCTCGAGGGGAGTATTATCGCCATAAAAg CGAGTACGTGAAATATGTCATGGAAGCCTTTGAATTGGAGGATACAATCAAGAATCGTGAACACTGTGGTTCAACCGGATG GAAATTTGTTTCAAGCTTGAGACCTGCACGTTCTGGCAAAATAGGGTCTTTTTTCGATTCAATGG AATTAATCTGGAGATGTTTTCTGAAGATGCAACTTCAAAGACTATTTGCCTTTGTTCTTGGTTGTATGTCTGCTGCTATTCTTTTAGCAGAGGCAACATTGTTGCTAAGTGAACTTGATTTATCCATGTTCTCAATTCTCATAAAATCTGTCAGAAAGCAGGAGGCACTTGTTCAG CTGGCCGCTTTTGTCCCTCTTATGTACATGTGCATCTGTACATATTACTCATTGTTCAGAGTTGGGATGCTTATGTTTTACTCTCTAACACCCCGACAAACAAGTTCCGTCAACTTACTTATGATATGCTC GATGGTTGCTCGTTATGCTCCTTCAATTTCATACAATTTTCTGAACCTTCTCAACCTAGATGGGAAGATTACTGTGTTTGAAAAG CGTATGGGGACTATCGGTGATGCCATTCCATTCTTTGGGAAAAACTTCAATAAGATATATCCATTAATTATGGTCGTCTACACATTGTTGGTTTCATGTAATACCTTTACCCGGATAAGTAACTATTCTGGGAACTTGAAGAAGTTTAGATTCCAAATGGAGGAAGATGATACAGATGGATTTGATCCATCTGGCTTACTGATCTTGCAAAAAG AAAGAATGTGGCTTGAACAAGGGCATGCAATCTGTGAAGATGCTGTTCGATTTCCGAGTAGTCGCGGATTTTCAAACATGGATATTGAAGAATCAAGCTTCAGTAACTTG GCTCAGAAGATAAATGTTGCTGAACTGAATGCATCAAACAGAGGAGTGAGGTCTATAGAAAGTTCATCGTCCAGGTACAATAGTAAACGCGAAGAGATTAGCAGAAAGTACGCGGCTAAAAGAGAACTGGTTCGGAAAGATGGGCTAGAAGATTCGGCAAAGGTCCCTTTACTGGATTCTGGGAATTCAGCAGGGCCTAGAAAGTTTATTCCCTTAAACTGTACCAAACTTTTCTCTAGTATCTCTTTGTTTGAATCCTTAGATGGTGCTGAAATTAGTAAGTTTGATCTCCCACGAGATAATAATGCATTTGATTGA
- the LOC124932658 gene encoding LMBR1 domain-containing protein 2 homolog A-like isoform X2, which yields MVEYLSYGVGHIGVHFCLLGFEDAGDFTVTERLKTSIHANLKFYAILGSIGLFGIVLLSLMHKDGSDDIRGLAMACSNTFGLITGAFLLGFGLSEIPKSIWRNADWTTRQKIISHKISSTAAKLDHAEQELSKEIMVAQMTSNQMPKHDPLRPCLDVINNMLVEMFREDPSLKPQWSLLEKNDMDYGADEKSMSKLRRNLRNARGEYYRHKSEYVKYVMEAFELEDTIKNREHCGSTGWKFVSSLRPARSGKIGSFFDSMELIWRCFLKMQLQRLFAFVLGCMSAAILLAEATLLLSELDLSMFSILIKSVRKQEALVQLAAFVPLMYMCICTYYSLFRVGMLMFYSLTPRQTSSVNLLMICSMVARYAPSISYNFLNLLNLDGKITVFEKRMGTIGDAIPFFGKNFNKIYPLIMVVYTLLVSCNTFTRISNYSGNLKKFRFQMEEDDTDGFDPSGLLILQKERMWLEQGHAICEDAVRFPSSRGFSNMDIEESSFSNLAQKINVAELNASNRGVRSIESSSSRYNSKREEISRKYAAKRELVRKDGLEDSAKVPLLDSGNSAGPRKFIPLNCTKLFSSISLFESLDGAEISKFDLPRDNNAFD from the exons ATGGTGGAATATCTTTCTTATGGAGTTGGTCATATTGGAGTACATTTTTGCTTACTTG GTTTTGAAGATGCTGGAGACTTCACGGTGACAGAGAGATTGAAGACTAGTATACATGCGAACTTGAAGTTCTATGCCATCTTGGGATCGATTGGTCTCTTTGGAATTGTTCTCCTCTCTCTTATGCACAAAGATGG GAGTGATGACATTCGGGGCTTAGCTATGGCATGTTCAAATACTTTTGGGCTCATAACAGGTGCATTTCTCCTTGGTTTTGGTTTAAGTGAAATTCCGAAAAGTATATGGAGAAATGCTGATTGGACCACTCGACAGAAGATTATCTCTCACAAAATCAGCAGCACTGCAGCAAAACTTGATCACGCTGAACAAGAATTGTCAAAAGAAATTATG GTTGCCCAAATGACATCCAATCAGATGCCTAAGCATGACCCGTTGAGACCTTGCTTGGACGTTATCAACAACATGTTGGTGGAAATG TTTCGGGAAGACCCATCCTTGAAGCCCCAATGGAGTCTTTTAGAGAAGAATGATATGGATTATGGTGCTGATGAGAAATCGATGTCCAAACTTAGACGGAATCTTAGGAATGCTCGAGGGGAGTATTATCGCCATAAAAg CGAGTACGTGAAATATGTCATGGAAGCCTTTGAATTGGAGGATACAATCAAGAATCGTGAACACTGTGGTTCAACCGGATG GAAATTTGTTTCAAGCTTGAGACCTGCACGTTCTGGCAAAATAGGGTCTTTTTTCGATTCAATGG AATTAATCTGGAGATGTTTTCTGAAGATGCAACTTCAAAGACTATTTGCCTTTGTTCTTGGTTGTATGTCTGCTGCTATTCTTTTAGCAGAGGCAACATTGTTGCTAAGTGAACTTGATTTATCCATGTTCTCAATTCTCATAAAATCTGTCAGAAAGCAGGAGGCACTTGTTCAG CTGGCCGCTTTTGTCCCTCTTATGTACATGTGCATCTGTACATATTACTCATTGTTCAGAGTTGGGATGCTTATGTTTTACTCTCTAACACCCCGACAAACAAGTTCCGTCAACTTACTTATGATATGCTC GATGGTTGCTCGTTATGCTCCTTCAATTTCATACAATTTTCTGAACCTTCTCAACCTAGATGGGAAGATTACTGTGTTTGAAAAG CGTATGGGGACTATCGGTGATGCCATTCCATTCTTTGGGAAAAACTTCAATAAGATATATCCATTAATTATGGTCGTCTACACATTGTTGGTTTCATGTAATACCTTTACCCGGATAAGTAACTATTCTGGGAACTTGAAGAAGTTTAGATTCCAAATGGAGGAAGATGATACAGATGGATTTGATCCATCTGGCTTACTGATCTTGCAAAAAG AAAGAATGTGGCTTGAACAAGGGCATGCAATCTGTGAAGATGCTGTTCGATTTCCGAGTAGTCGCGGATTTTCAAACATGGATATTGAAGAATCAAGCTTCAGTAACTTG GCTCAGAAGATAAATGTTGCTGAACTGAATGCATCAAACAGAGGAGTGAGGTCTATAGAAAGTTCATCGTCCAGGTACAATAGTAAACGCGAAGAGATTAGCAGAAAGTACGCGGCTAAAAGAGAACTGGTTCGGAAAGATGGGCTAGAAGATTCGGCAAAGGTCCCTTTACTGGATTCTGGGAATTCAGCAGGGCCTAGAAAGTTTATTCCCTTAAACTGTACCAAACTTTTCTCTAGTATCTCTTTGTTTGAATCCTTAGATGGTGCTGAAATTAGTAAGTTTGATCTCCCACGAGATAATAATGCATTTGATTGA
- the LOC124928690 gene encoding kinesin-like protein KIN-4A — protein MEANTEDCCVKVAVHIRPLIGDEKLQGCKDCVTVVNGKPQVQLGMHSFTFDQVYGSTASSPSLMFEECIAPLVDGLFQGYNATVLAYGQTGSGKTYTMGTSFRDESRTGIIPLVMEALFSKIESSKHQREYQLHVSFIEILKEEVRDLLEPTSVNKSDNINGQVGKVSIPGKPPIQIRESSNGVITLAGSTEVSVRTLKEMSSYLEHGSLNRATGSTNMNNQSSRSHAIFTITLEQMHKIDPAFPGNGNGNLSESMTEEYLCAKLHLVDLAGSERAKRTGSDGMRFKEGVHINKGLLALGNVISALGDEKKRKEGLHVPYRDSKLTRLLQDSLGGNSRTVMIACISPADINAEETLNTLKYANRARNIQNKPVVNRDPLSSEMLKMRQQLEYLQAELCARGNGGSSDQMQMLKERITWLESTNDDLCRQLHEYQSRCGVREHCQTDELVSDVCSMKSVDFKRDLQSTDSSDYHMDDSITGDPGEIDEEAEKEWEHTLLQNSMDKELNELNRRLEQKESEMKLFGSVALKQHFGKKIMELEEEKRTVQQERDRLLAEVENLAANNDGQTQKMQDIHTQKLKSLEAQIQDLRRKQENQVQLLKQKQKSDEAAKRLQEEIQYIKAQKVQLQQRMKQEAEQFRQWKASREKELLQLRKEGRRNEYERHKLQALNQRQKMVLQRKTEEAAMATKRLKELLEARKSSARDNSGTNGNGTTAQNNEKALQRWLDHELEVMDNVNEVRYEYEKQSQVRAALAEELAVLKQVDEFAAKGRSPPRGKNGFARISSMSPNARMSRISSLENMLSISSNSLVAMATQLSEAEERERAFGTRGKWNQLRSMGEAKILLQYMFNSLAESRCQSWERDIEVKEMKEQMKELVGVLRQSESRRKEVERELKIREQAEAVALSTPPPAAISHNSLKHFADDLSSSPLSPMSLPAQKQLKYTAGVANGSSIRESAALAADQARKMVPISQLSMKKLALVQGGKLWRWKRSHHQWLVQFKWKWQKPWKLSEWIRHSDETVMRPRPRPQALPDVIYHHRR, from the exons ATGGAAGCGAACACTGAGGACTGCTGCGTTAAAGTGGCGGTTCACATCCGGCCGCTCATCGGAGATGAGAAACTCCAGGGATGCAAGGATTGCGTCACTGTCGTTAATGGAAAGCCTCAG GTACAACTAGGTATGCATTCGTTCACATTTGATCAAGTCTATGGAAGTACAGCTTCTTCTCCATCTCTCATGTTTGAAGAGTGTATAGCCCCACTCGTTGATGGTTTGTTCCAAGGATATAATGCAACTGTTCTAGCTTATGGCCAG ACTGGTTCAGGGAAAACGTACACAATGGGAACTAGCTTTAGAGATGAATCCAGGACAGGTATAATTCCTCTAGTTATGGAGGCATTATTCAGCAAAATCGAGAGTTCAAAGCATCAAAGAGAGTACCAATTGCATGTTTCCTTCATTGAG ATCCTAAAAGAAGAAGTACGTGACTTGCTGGAACCAACATCAGTCAATAAATCAGATAATATAAATGGACAAGTAGGAAAAGTATCTATTCCAGGGAAACCTCCAATACAAATCCGCGAGAGCTCCAATGGTGTTATTACGCTTGCTGGTTCTACTGAGGTCAGTGTGCGAACGTTAAAAGAGATGTCCAGCTACCTGGAGCATGGTTCTTTGAATAGAGCAACTGGAAGTACAAACATGAACAATCAATCAAG TCGCTCGCATGCGATCTTCACCATCACATTAGAGCAAATGCATAAGATTGATCCTGCTTTTCCTGGCAATGGCAATGGCAATTTAAGTGAGAGTATGACCGAAGAATATCTCTGTGCCAAATTGCATTTAGTAGACCTTGCTGGATCTGAGCGAGCCAAACGAACTGGATCAGATGGCATGCGTTTCAAAGAAG GTGTCCACATTAACAAAGGCCTTCTCGCACTTGGAAATGTTATTAGTGCACTTGGTGACGAAAAAAAGCGAAAAGAAGGTCTTCATGTTCCATACAGAGACAGTAAACTAACTCGGCTTTTGCAG GATTCTTTAGGTGGCAATAGCAGAACTGTGATGATAG CCTGCATTAGTCCTGCTGATATAAATGCGGAGGAAACTCTAAACACATTGAAATATGCAAACCGTGCACGGAACATTCAGAATAAGCCTGTT GTAAATAGAGACCCATTGTCCAGTGAGATGTTGAAAATGCGCCAACAGTTAGAATACTTGCAGGCAGAACTTTGTGCTCGTGGAAATGGAGGTTCGTCAGATCAAATGCAG ATGCTGAAAGAAAGGATAACCTGGCTTGAATCTACTAACGACGATCTATGCCGCCAGCTTCACGAATATCAAAGTAGATGTGGTGTTCGGGAGCACTGTCAAACAGATGAGCTT GTCAGTGATGTCTGTTCTATGAAGAGTGTGGACTTTAAGAGAGATTTGCAAAGCACTGATTCTTCTGACTACCATATGGATGATAGCATAACTG GTGATCCTGGAGAAATAGATGAAGAAGCAGAAAAAGAATGGGAACACACCCTTCTACAGAACTCAATGGATAAAGAACTAAATGAACTAAACAGGCGATTGGAACAGAAAGAG TCGGAGATGAAACTATTTGGTTCTGTGGCCCTTAAGCAGCACTTTGGGAAGAAAATCATGGAACTAGAGGAAGAAAAAAGAACTGTTCag CAAGAAAGGGATCGGTTATTGGCTGAAGTTGAAAATCTCGCTGCTAACAATGATGGGCAAACACAGAAAATGCAAGATATCCACACACAAAAACTTAAATCCCTAGAAGCACAG ATTCAGGATCTTAGGAGAAAACAAGAAAACCAGGTTCAGCTTTTAAAGCAAAAACAAAAGAGTGATGAAGCAGCTAAACGATTGCAAGAAGAAATACAATACATCAAAGCACAAAAG GTTCAACTGCAACAAAGAATGAAACAAGAAGCTGAACAATTTCGTCAATGGAAGGCCTCTAGAGAAAAAGAACTCCTGCAG TTACGAAAGGAAGGGAGGAGAAATGAGTATGAAAGGCACAAACTGCAAGCCTTAAATCAGCGCCAGAAAATG GTTCTTCAAAGAAAAACAGAGGAGGCTGCAATGGCTACTAAGAGGCTAAAGGAGTTGCTAGAGGCACGAAAATCTTCAGCACGCGATAATTCAG GTACAAACGGAAATGGAACAACCGCTCAG AACAATGAAAAAGCCTTACAACGTTGGCTTGATCATGAGTTAGAAGTCATGGACAATGTTAATGAAGTTCGCTATGAATATGAGAAACAAAGTCAAGT ACGAGCCGCATTGGCAGAAGAGTTAGCAGTGTTAAAACAAGTTGATGAATTTGCAGCAAAGGGGCGTAGTCCTCCGAGAGGGAAGAATGGTTTTGCTAG AATATCTTCCATGTCACCGAATGCCAGAATGTCAAGAATATCTTCTCTCGAGAATATGTTAAGCATCTCGTCAAACTCGCTTGTGGCAATGGCTACACAACTATCAGAAGCTGAAGAACGTGAACGCGCCTTTGGTACTCGTGGGAAATGGAACCAGTTGCGCTCAATGGGCGAAGCAAAGATCTTActtcaatatatgtttaattctcTTGCGGAATCAAG GTGCCAATCATGGGAGAGAGATATTGAAGTGAAGGAAATGAAGGAACAAATGAAAGAGCTGGTGGGTGTTCTCCGACAGAGCGAATCAAGGAGAAAGGAAGTTGAGAGAGAGTTGAAAATAAGAGAACAAGCTGAGGCAGTTGCACTTTCAACTCCACCCCCA GCCGCCATCTCTCATAATTCCTTGAAGCATTTTGCTGATGATTTAAGTAGTAGTCCATTGTCCCCAATGTCTCTTCCTGCTCAGAAACAGCTCAAATATACAGCAGGCGTCGCTAATGGCTCTTCCATCAGAGAATCAGCAGCTTTAGCAGCAGATCAAGCACGAAAG ATGGTTCCAATTTCACAGCTGTCAATGAAGAAGCTGGCACTAGTTCAAGGTGGGAAACTATGGAGGTGGAAGAGAAGTCATCACCAATGGCTAGTACAGTTTAAATGGAAATGGCAGAAGCCATGGAAGCTATCGGAATGGATAAGGCATAGCGATGAAACAGTAATGAGGCCAAGGCCTCGTCCACAAGCCTTGCCAGATGTTATTTATCATCACAGACGCTAG
- the LOC124929218 gene encoding protein SCAI — protein MMTNEDVSKNFRSLVEAADRKFAKVRDVPAYGCGPSQSQNFQFQKVFKAYMKLWKYQQVKRTELVELGLQRWEIGEIASRIGQLYFGQYLRTSEARFLLESYIFYEATINRRYFDGSKDRGVRFKELRFYARFLLVSLILNRFEMVKILAEKLKALVDDIITNFPETNFKEWKLVVQEITRFMRTDIALGSARPMRYCAIFDAYTYSHSYVARFHANKVLKFRDAILTSYHRNEVKFAEFTLDSFRMLQSLEWESSGSFYQKRQIELQENGGLTDQSLTSGLIDINLAADMADPSLPPNPKKAILYHPSVTQLIAVIATICEELAPERVLLLYISASGKAIHINNSVSESTGAVRMSSKVKIVSHTSHGNSNSGCENHVNENGKSSHPSGDSLWLGPCRNGGSNNLYPHDIIPFTRKPLFLIIDSDNSHAFKMIHGSERGETAALFLSPLKPSFRFPPTGSDAVQNGSQFTLFLTSPMLAFFQLVGVPSSDDNTDLYENAEKILSEAFAQWEIIMCTTNMLDLVWAQMLSDPLLRRLIIRFIFCRSALFYFCSGEDKREECTPICLPELPASLSPKSEAVRSAVLQLAIHLQVADCFCFDNT, from the exons ATGATGACGAACGAAGACGTTTCGAAGAATTTCAGGTCACTGGTGGAAGCAGCAGACAGGAAATTCGCAAAGGTTCGTGACGTTCCTGCTTATGGCTGTGGCCCTAGCCAGAGTCAAAATTTCCAGTTTCAGAAGGTGTTTAAGGCTTACATGAAGTTGTGGAAGTATCAGCAAGTTAAACGGACGGAGCTTGTTGAGTTGGGACTACAGCGATGGGAGATCGGAGAAATCGCTTCTCGTATTGGACAGCTTTATTTTGGACAGTATTTGAGGACAAGCGAGGCTAGGTTTCTTCTTGAATCTTACATATTTTATGAAGCCACAATCAACCGCCGTTATTTCGATGGATCGAAAGATAGAGGTGTCAGATTCAAAGAATTGAGGTTCTACGCTAGGTTTTTGCTTGTCTCACTGATTCTGAATCGTTTCGAAATGGTAAAAATCCTTGCCGAGAAGCTCAAGGCTCTCGTCGACGATATTATTACCAATTTCCCG GAAACCAACTTCAAAGAATGGAAACTAGTGGTGCAGGAGATCACCCGATTCATGAGGACTGACATTGCTTTAGGGAGTGCGAGGCCAATGCGATATTGTGCTATATTTGATGCTTACACATATTCTCATTCATATGTGGCCCGCTTCCATGCAAATAAAGTGCTCAAATTTCGGGATGCTATCCTCACTAGCTATCATCGCAATGAG GTCAAATTTGCAGAATTTACATTAGACAGTTTCAGAATGCTGCAATCTCTGGAATGGGAATCAAGTGGATCCTTCTACCAGAAGCGCCAAATTGAATTGCAAGAAAATGGTGGTTTGACTGATCAGTCTCTTACCTCTGGATTAATTGATATAAACTTGGCTGCTGATATGGCTGATCCATCACTGCCTCCAAATCCGAAGAAAGCTATTCTTTATCATCCATCAGTAACACAATTGATAGCT gtTATTGCCACTATTTGTGAAGAGCTTGCTCCAGAAAGGGTGCTGCTACTTTACATTTCAGCATCAG GGAAGGCTATCCATATTAATAACTCAGTGAGCGAGAGTACAGGAGCCGTGAGGATGTCTTCAAAGGTCAAAATTGTTTCTCATACTTCCCATGGAAATTCTAACTCTGGATGTGAAAATCACGTCAATGAGAATGGGAAATCAAGTCACCCTTCTGGTGATTCCTTATGGCTAGGTCCTTGCAGAAATGGAG GTTCGAACAACCTATATCCTCATGACATAATTCCATTTACCAGGAAACCGCTTTTCTTGATCATTGATAGTGACAACAGTCATGCATTCAAG ATGATACATGGATCAGAGAGAGGTGAAACAGCGGCATTATTTCTGTCCCCCCTGAAACCATCGTTCAGATTCCCCCCTACTGGTTCTGATGCAGTTCAAAATGGGAGCCAATTTACTCTGTTCTTGACGTCTCCCATGTTGGCATTCTTTCAATTGGTTGGGGTTCCTTCATCGGATGACAATACT GATTTATACGAGAATGCTGAAAAAATACTCTCCGAGGCATTTGCCCAGTGGGAAATAATTATGTGTACAACTAACATGCTGGATCTCGTTTGGGCTCAAATGTTATCCGATCCGTTGTTAAGAAGGCTCATTATCAG ATTTATCTTCTGCAGGTCAGCACTATTCTATTTCTGCAGTGGAGAAGATAAGAGGGAGGAGTGCACGCCCATTTGCCTACCCGAACTTCCTGCATCACTCTCCCCAAAATCAGAAGCGGTTCGATCGGCTGTCCTTCAGCTAGCTATTCACCTACAAGTTGCAGATTGCTTCTGTTTTGACaacacataa